In Gossypium arboreum isolate Shixiya-1 chromosome 5, ASM2569848v2, whole genome shotgun sequence, a single genomic region encodes these proteins:
- the LOC108450894 gene encoding uncharacterized protein LOC108450894, translated as MKNHGIRPTGTVPLPEVNVAVHNKYGNEKYKGRNHGCGRGCSGGSGRGRTSNRYHGVHNSGISNHQKKNSNEGQERGGQNNPSKVIENFCYRCGMRGHWACTSCMHDHLVELYQASIKGKKNNIETNFISKNDEMEAKKEGDVIHGLNDITHLDVIDFFENH; from the coding sequence ATGAAAAATCATGGAATTCGTCCCACTGGTACTGTACCACTCCCTGAAGTGAATGTTGCAGTACACAATAAATATGGAAATGAAAAATACAAAGGTCGCAATCATGGTTGTGGTCGTGGATGTAGTGGGGGAAGTGGTCGAGGACGCACTAGTAATCGCTATCATGGTGTTCATAATAGTGGTATTTCTAACCACCAGAAAAAGAATAGCAATGAAGGACAAGAAAGAGGTGGTCAAAATAATCCTTCAAAGGTTATTGAGAATTTttgttaccgatgtggtatgAGGGGACATTGGGCATGTACCTCTTGTATGCATGATCATTTAGTGGAACTTTATCAAGCATCTATTAAAGGGAAGAAAAATAATATTGAGACAAATTTTATAtccaaaaatgatgaaatggaggcaAAAAAGGAGGGTGATGTAATTCATGGCCTTAATGATATAACTCACCTTGATGTGATAGATTTCTTTGAGAATCATTAG
- the LOC108452180 gene encoding uncharacterized protein LOC108452180 yields the protein MTDLKHFIFSHLFNRYLNMVLESGSIFSWFPVFFLHNLLQWQSINLLLLSLTFITLFIFIPLIPLALYGSLISFLALRIIIYGVDQWKLLFLPKTNLDLLMVLVHKLIFQLIFILNGTIAMLLSSIGSSTPFAKNFQLVLFLLRVPVLFGRIFKNATAKLMGPEFIISITLFLLTLKDLCNGRMLRIGKNMLVVLLSPTSALF from the exons ATGACAGACTTGAAACATTTTATTTTCTCTCATCTTTTCAATCGATATCTTAACATGGTATTAGAGTCAGGTTCAATTTTTTCTTGGTTCCCTGTTTTTTTTCTTCATAATCTTCTTCAATGGCAGTCCATCAATCTTCTTCTCTTGTCATTGACTTTCATCACCCTCTTTATCTTCATCCCTCTGATACCCCTAGCACTCTACGGGTCTCTCATCAGCTTCTTGGCTTTGAGAATTATAATATATGGAGTCGATCAATGGAAATTGCTCTTCTTGCCAAAAACAAACTTGGATTTGTTGATGGTACTTGTTCACAAGCTAATCTTCCAGCTGATCTTCATCCTCAATGGGACTATTGCAATGCTATTATCCTCTATTGGATCCTCAACACCGTTTGCCAAGAACTTTCAGCTGGTATTATTTTTGCTTCGAGTGCCTGTCTTGTTTGGAAGGATCTTTAAGAATGCTACAGCAAAGTTGATGGGTCCAGAATTTATTATCTCCATCACACTATTTCTTCTCACACTCAAG GACCTTTGCAATGGACGGATGCTGCGGATTGGTAAGAACATGTTGGTCGTACTACTTTCACCCACATCAGCTCTCTTCTAG